The genome window GGCCAATTGGCCCAATTCGGTTCCCGCGTTCATGAGCGTGGGCGAGTTGGGCAGGAAGGTCCAGGAGGTCATGAGTTCATAAAACTGCCGGGCCAGCTCGTCGGGGTTACGACCCTGCTCGTATTGCTGTTCCTGGGCGGCCACCACAGAGGCCACGCGCCAGAAGAGTTCCCTGGGGGATTCATAGGGTGTGCCGTGGCCGTCCTTGCGCAGGTAGCGGCGTTCAAGCACCACTTCGGCATTGGGGTTCAGTTCGGGTTCGGGCAGGCCGTCCGGCAGGGGCAGTGCCGGACCCAGGGCGGAAGCGGTTTTGTTTTGCGATTGGCTCATGGGTATCCGTGTGGTTTGGCAGGCGGCTTTCAAGCCGTGCGATGCGTTGCTGCTTCCAAATTTCAGCCTGTTCCGCATAATCCATGCGGCTTGGGGCTGTCTTTTTTCTGCGCCTTGCATCCCGCACGTGTGAGCGGCCTGCGGTTATGACGTCTGCAATGGTCGGATTGGTCCGACGGCATCGTACGAATCCGTGTGTTTCCGTTGTCGGGAGCCGGTTGGTTATGCTGCGTACACACGGCCTGGAGCGGTTCCCACGTCCCTTATGACGCGATGTACGAAGCAGCTTTCAGGAAAATCCGGGCCGGATCGGCCAAGCGGGCTTTCCTTTTGGGCGGCAACGGAAGGAATGGGCATAGTAGGAAAGATTCTTGGGAAAATCCAGGAAGGGAAACTCCCGGCTTGGTTGTCGTTTTTTTGAACGTGCAAATAATACGGTAAAATAAAAGGCAGAATTATACGTTATTTTATCTAGTTTTTTTCTAGATTGAGTAGCGGTGATGCCGGATGAATGGTCACCCCAGAGGAAGAGCGTTGCGGACCGGCCAAAATGGACGCGAAAGAGCCGCGGCACTATCCGGCGCGCCCTGGGGAGGGAAAACCCTGGACCACGCCGCATGCGCCGAAACACAAACGTGCCGTGCTCAGTTCCACTGCCAGATTTTGGGCCGTAGCAACTGATAGGATCGGCGACCATGGACCATGTCTCCGAGTCTGTGTCCGCCCACGGAAAAGAGGGGGCGCATGGGCGCGTAGCCCAGCAGGGAAACCGCAGTGCGCAGCGTGCGGCGAAGGCGCAGCGAACCGCGCAGCTCCGGCAGCACATCGCGCTCCAGTCGGCGTTTGTATTGCTCGTCCGCTTTGCCGCGCCCGTGCAGCTGATCCAGCACGGACAAGGCCGCGTGATGCCCGGTGTACAGGGCATAAAAAATTCCCTCGCCCAGGGTCGGTTCCACGAATCCGGCCGCATCGCCCGCCAGCAGGAGCCGGTCCCGGCAAGGAGCGGCCAGCCAGTTGCCATAGGGGAGCGGATGCCCCCGGAACGGGGCATGGCGGTCCGGATCCAGCCGCAGGGACCGGAGCATGGCCCGAAAGCCGTCAATGAGCGAGGTTTGCGACCGCAAGCCGCACATGCCGAGCACCATGTGTTCCCGATTGGGGAAGACCCAGCCGTATCCGTCTTTGGTGTACCCCAGGTGCAGGCTGGGGTGATCCTGACTGGCCAGCGGTTCGGGCAGTATTTTTCGTGGCGGCCGGATTTCCACGGTATCGGCCAGGTTGGCATGCCACTGCTGCTTGTCGTGTTTCAGGGCGCGGCGCAGGCGGCTGTTCGCTCCATCCGCTCCGATGAGGTATTCGGCACGCAGAACTTCGCCCTCTGCGGTTGCCACTTCCCCCCGGGCCGGAGTACATTGCAGGACACGCCCCTGAAGCAGGGAAACACCCGCGTTCACGGCGCGTTCAAGCAGCAGGGCGTCCAGGGGTTCACGCCGGGCGAGCAAAAAGGGATCCCGGGTTTGTCCGCTGCACAGGACGTGCTTCCGGTGCAGGATGCGGTAGGTTCGGCTTCGCGCTTCCAGGACATCGGCCTGGGCAAGCTCGCCCACATCGCATTGAAAAATATGCTCCAAGGCCTGAACGGTTTTGGCCGTGAGCAGCCCGCCGCAGAGTTTGGGGCGGGGAAACGGGGCGCGGTCCAGCAGGCCCACATCGACTCCGGCCCGCGTCAGGGTAAAGGCTGCGGCACAACCGCAGGGACCGGCACCCACCACCAGTACCTGATATGCTTTTGAGGAGAATCTCGCGTCCGACATAATACCGTATTTGTACCCCGAGGCGGCGACTAAGGCAAGATTCCGAGTGTGTGCGGTACGTTGTATAAGGAAAAGGAGCCACATTGCAGCCCATAACGGCCATGGTTTTTGATTTTGACGGCACGCTGGCCCATTTGACCATTGATTTTTCGTTGATGCGGCGCCGGGTGGCGGCCCTTGCCGAAGCGTTTTTGGGCGAACCGCCCGAGACCGCCGACGTGCCGGTGC of Paucidesulfovibrio gracilis DSM 16080 contains these proteins:
- a CDS encoding geranylgeranyl reductase family protein is translated as MSDARFSSKAYQVLVVGAGPCGCAAAFTLTRAGVDVGLLDRAPFPRPKLCGGLLTAKTVQALEHIFQCDVGELAQADVLEARSRTYRILHRKHVLCSGQTRDPFLLARREPLDALLLERAVNAGVSLLQGRVLQCTPARGEVATAEGEVLRAEYLIGADGANSRLRRALKHDKQQWHANLADTVEIRPPRKILPEPLASQDHPSLHLGYTKDGYGWVFPNREHMVLGMCGLRSQTSLIDGFRAMLRSLRLDPDRHAPFRGHPLPYGNWLAAPCRDRLLLAGDAAGFVEPTLGEGIFYALYTGHHAALSVLDQLHGRGKADEQYKRRLERDVLPELRGSLRLRRTLRTAVSLLGYAPMRPLFSVGGHRLGDMVHGRRSYQLLRPKIWQWN